The Streptomyces sp. Mut1 genome window below encodes:
- a CDS encoding class I SAM-dependent DNA methyltransferase produces MTELDATRAYYDTVAEEYATRVPGLFAEDVTGRAMLGAFAEEVRADGGLPVADVGCGPGHVTAHLDGLGLGVHGVDASPRMVDVARRRHPGLRFEAGTMDALGLPDGGLGGIVAWWSILHTAPELLPSLFVEFRRVLAPGGRLLLGFHAGNGEPYTGQPRPEGVAYAIHLLSPDHVGQQLEEAGFTVTARLTAAGDRWPQVCLLARAGT; encoded by the coding sequence ATGACCGAACTCGATGCCACCCGCGCCTATTACGACACCGTCGCCGAGGAGTACGCCACGCGCGTCCCCGGTCTCTTCGCCGAGGATGTGACGGGGCGCGCGATGCTCGGCGCCTTCGCGGAGGAGGTGCGGGCGGACGGCGGCCTGCCGGTGGCCGATGTCGGCTGCGGGCCCGGCCATGTGACGGCCCATCTGGACGGACTCGGGCTCGGCGTCCACGGGGTGGACGCGTCGCCGCGGATGGTGGACGTCGCCCGGCGCCGCCACCCGGGACTCCGGTTCGAGGCGGGGACGATGGACGCGCTCGGCCTGCCGGACGGCGGGCTGGGCGGGATCGTCGCCTGGTGGTCGATCCTGCACACCGCGCCGGAGCTCCTGCCTTCACTCTTCGTCGAGTTCCGCCGCGTCCTGGCCCCCGGCGGCCGGCTGCTGCTGGGCTTCCACGCCGGGAACGGGGAGCCCTACACCGGACAGCCGCGGCCCGAAGGCGTCGCGTACGCCATTCACCTGCTGTCGCCCGACCACGTCGGACAGCAGCTCGAAGAGGCCGGTTTCACCGTCACCGCCCGGCTGACCGCCGCGGGCGACCGCTGGCCCCAGGTGTGCCTGCTGGCGCGCGCGGGAACGTGA
- a CDS encoding TetR/AcrR family transcriptional regulator, whose product MATGQNDPERRERIIGAALDLIAQEGVAGTSHRKVAARAGVPLGSMTYHFAGMDELLREAFTRFSGGIVAVFEERLGAATTRDEAREAVADLVHHLSGGNQRELVLTHELYTLAARKPAYRELTREWMRRSRVALEWHFDPATARQLDALIEGLSIHRALETEPHDRALTVEAIARITRA is encoded by the coding sequence GTGGCGACCGGACAGAACGACCCCGAGCGGCGGGAACGCATCATCGGCGCGGCGCTCGACCTGATCGCGCAGGAGGGGGTCGCCGGGACCTCGCACCGCAAGGTCGCCGCCCGCGCGGGCGTGCCGCTCGGCTCGATGACGTACCACTTCGCGGGCATGGACGAGCTGCTGCGGGAGGCGTTCACCCGTTTCTCCGGCGGCATCGTCGCCGTCTTCGAGGAGCGTCTCGGCGCCGCCACCACGCGGGACGAGGCCCGGGAGGCGGTCGCCGACCTGGTGCACCACCTGTCCGGCGGCAACCAGCGCGAACTGGTCCTCACCCATGAGCTGTACACCCTGGCCGCCCGCAAGCCCGCCTACCGCGAGCTGACCCGGGAGTGGATGCGCCGCAGCCGGGTCGCCCTGGAGTGGCACTTCGACCCGGCGACGGCCCGCCAGCTGGACGCGCTGATCGAGGGGCTGTCGATCCACCGCGCCCTGGAGACCGAACCGCACGACCGCGCCCTGACCGTCGAGGCCATCGCCCGCATCACCCGCGCCTGA
- a CDS encoding sugar O-acetyltransferase has product MTDHFAGDPRTNQERMLAGDLYIADDPKIVEAQRRAVRLAARYLAAYTEDPDAARPVVAELLGGLGAGAHIRPPLYVDYGTYITVGEDTFVNYNLTALDVAPITIGRDCQIGPNVQLLTPTHPVEPEPRRDKLEAARPITIGDNVWLGGGAIVLAGVTIGENSVIGAGAVVTKDIPANVVAVGNPARVIRSIQTRDDEDSAWRPDRTTPSGGNASSARRST; this is encoded by the coding sequence ATGACGGACCACTTCGCGGGAGATCCGCGTACCAACCAGGAGCGGATGCTCGCCGGGGACCTCTACATCGCCGACGACCCGAAGATCGTCGAGGCCCAGCGGCGTGCCGTGCGGCTGGCCGCCCGCTACCTCGCCGCCTACACCGAGGACCCGGACGCGGCGCGGCCCGTGGTCGCCGAACTCCTCGGCGGTCTCGGCGCCGGCGCGCACATCCGGCCGCCCCTGTACGTCGACTACGGCACGTACATCACGGTCGGCGAGGACACCTTCGTCAACTACAACCTCACCGCCCTGGACGTCGCCCCCATCACCATCGGCCGTGACTGCCAGATCGGGCCGAACGTCCAGCTGCTCACGCCCACCCACCCGGTGGAGCCGGAGCCCCGCCGGGACAAGCTGGAGGCGGCGCGGCCGATCACGATCGGCGACAATGTATGGCTCGGCGGCGGGGCGATCGTGCTCGCCGGGGTGACCATCGGGGAGAACAGCGTCATCGGCGCGGGAGCCGTCGTCACCAAGGACATCCCCGCCAATGTGGTCGCCGTGGGCAATCCGGCCCGGGTGATCCGTTCGATCCAGACGAGGGACGACGAGGACTCAGCGTGGCGACCGGACAGAACGACCCCGAGCGGCGGGAACGCATCATCGGCGCGGCGCTCGACCTGA
- a CDS encoding MFS transporter: protein MDAATRRWRAALFLFMLAAGTGMASWVARTPAVRDGLDVSTGSMGLVLFGLSTGSMAGVTASGPLVRRYGGRTTILGGASLIVAGLLVVALGTALPLAAVVFGGLALFGGGMGMSEVAFNIEGAAVESAIGRPVLPVLHGCFSLGTVVGALLGMALTAAEFPVGWHLTLVAVLIAAAGTRAVLAIPHGTGKETGPAAGSGQGGLRGQLHVWRDRQLVLIGVIVLAMAFAEGAANDWLPLLMVDGYEVSATAGSLTFLLFASSMTLGRFAGGPLLERFGRVRVVRISGVTAALGLVVVIVAPSPAMAGAATVLWGLGASLGFPVTVSAAGDHPHDAAARVAAVSTAGYGAFLVGPPALGFLADHIGLRLAMTVVLALVAVAAMLAGALGPDRTATDPRSEPVTP from the coding sequence ATGGATGCCGCCACACGCCGCTGGCGTGCCGCACTGTTTCTCTTCATGCTCGCCGCCGGCACCGGCATGGCCTCCTGGGTGGCGCGCACCCCGGCCGTGCGGGACGGGCTCGACGTGTCCACCGGGTCGATGGGCCTGGTGCTGTTCGGCCTTTCCACCGGCTCGATGGCCGGTGTCACGGCCTCCGGCCCGCTCGTACGCCGTTACGGGGGCCGGACCACGATCCTCGGCGGGGCCTCGCTGATCGTCGCGGGCCTGCTCGTCGTCGCCCTGGGCACCGCCCTGCCGCTGGCGGCCGTGGTCTTCGGCGGACTGGCCCTGTTCGGCGGCGGGATGGGGATGAGCGAGGTCGCGTTCAACATCGAGGGCGCCGCCGTCGAGAGCGCCATCGGCCGGCCCGTCCTGCCGGTGCTGCACGGCTGCTTCAGCCTGGGCACCGTCGTCGGGGCGCTCCTCGGCATGGCGCTGACGGCGGCCGAGTTCCCCGTCGGATGGCATCTGACACTCGTCGCGGTGCTGATAGCGGCGGCCGGTACGCGGGCGGTCCTCGCCATCCCGCACGGCACCGGCAAGGAGACCGGCCCGGCCGCCGGGTCCGGGCAGGGCGGCCTGCGGGGGCAGCTGCACGTGTGGCGGGACCGGCAGCTCGTCCTCATCGGCGTGATCGTGCTGGCCATGGCGTTCGCGGAGGGCGCGGCGAACGACTGGCTGCCGCTGCTGATGGTCGACGGGTACGAGGTGAGCGCCACCGCGGGCTCGCTGACCTTCCTGCTGTTCGCCTCCTCGATGACGCTCGGCCGGTTCGCCGGCGGCCCCCTGCTTGAACGGTTCGGCCGGGTGCGGGTCGTACGGATCAGCGGGGTGACGGCCGCGCTCGGCCTGGTGGTGGTGATCGTCGCGCCGAGCCCGGCGATGGCGGGCGCCGCCACCGTGCTGTGGGGGCTCGGCGCCTCGCTCGGTTTCCCGGTCACCGTGTCCGCGGCGGGCGACCATCCGCACGACGCGGCGGCCCGGGTCGCGGCCGTCTCCACGGCGGGCTACGGCGCCTTCCTGGTCGGCCCGCCCGCCCTCGGCTTCCTCGCCGACCACATCGGGCTGCGCCTCGCGATGACGGTGGTCCTCGCCCTGGTGGCCGTCGCCGCGATGCTGGCCGGGGCGCTGGGCCCCGACCGCACCGCGACCGATCCGCGGAGCGAGCCGGTCACCCCCTGA
- the thrS gene encoding threonine--tRNA ligase: MSWGRSPSVREETTMHDHRRLGRELELFDTDPLIGAGLPYWLPDGAALRHTLEEYVRGAERRAGYRHVYSPVLGKRELYEISGHWSHYSDDMFPPMDLGSEQVVLRPSLCPHHAVIYRSRAHSYRELPLRMAELGGMYRSELSGVLGGLTRVRAIQLNDAHIFCTLDQVADEARGALDMIRQAYEALGIRPARFRLSLPGPGGKYVAAPEMWRRSTALLTEVLDASGLPYEAAEDEAAFYGPKIDVQVEDPAGRESTMSTVQVDFHQPERFGLHYTGADGAKHRPVMVHRSIIGSVERAVAHLVEQHGGAFPGWLAPVQLMVMPVSDAELPQAEALAGRCADLGLRAEVSGREHGSLGARIRQARLVPYQAVIGAAEAADGLVALRLRDGRRLDPVPAGEALARIGALTAAHSTALWDDGEAEPVRG; this comes from the coding sequence TTGTCGTGGGGTCGCTCGCCCTCCGTACGCGAGGAGACCACCATGCACGACCACCGCAGGCTCGGCCGTGAGCTGGAGCTGTTCGACACCGACCCGCTGATCGGGGCGGGCCTCCCCTACTGGCTGCCGGACGGTGCGGCGCTGCGGCACACCCTGGAGGAGTACGTCCGCGGCGCCGAGCGCCGGGCGGGCTACCGCCACGTGTACTCGCCGGTGCTCGGCAAACGGGAGCTGTACGAGATCTCGGGGCACTGGTCGCACTACAGCGACGACATGTTCCCGCCGATGGACCTGGGCTCCGAGCAGGTCGTGCTGCGGCCGAGCCTGTGTCCGCACCACGCGGTGATCTACCGCTCCCGCGCGCACAGCTACCGCGAACTGCCGTTGCGGATGGCGGAGCTGGGCGGGATGTACCGCTCGGAGCTGTCCGGGGTGCTCGGCGGGCTGACCCGGGTGCGGGCCATCCAGCTGAACGACGCGCACATCTTCTGCACCCTGGACCAGGTCGCCGACGAGGCACGGGGCGCGCTCGACATGATCCGGCAGGCGTACGAGGCGCTGGGCATCCGCCCGGCCCGCTTCCGGCTCTCCCTGCCGGGGCCGGGCGGGAAGTACGTCGCCGCCCCGGAGATGTGGCGGCGCTCGACCGCGCTCCTGACCGAGGTGCTGGACGCGTCCGGGCTGCCGTACGAGGCGGCCGAGGACGAGGCCGCGTTCTACGGGCCGAAGATCGACGTCCAGGTCGAGGACCCGGCGGGCCGCGAGTCGACCATGTCGACCGTGCAGGTCGACTTCCACCAGCCGGAGCGGTTCGGTCTGCACTACACCGGCGCGGACGGGGCGAAGCACCGGCCGGTCATGGTGCACCGCAGCATCATCGGCAGCGTGGAGCGGGCCGTCGCTCATCTCGTCGAGCAGCACGGCGGCGCGTTCCCGGGCTGGCTGGCCCCCGTCCAGCTGATGGTCATGCCCGTCTCCGACGCCGAACTCCCGCAGGCCGAGGCGCTGGCCGGGCGCTGCGCCGACCTGGGGCTGCGCGCGGAGGTCAGCGGCCGGGAACACGGCAGCCTCGGGGCCAGGATCCGCCAGGCCCGGCTGGTGCCGTACCAGGCGGTGATCGGCGCGGCGGAGGCGGCGGACGGGCTCGTCGCGTTGCGGCTGCGCGACGGCCGGCGGCTCGACCCGGTGCCGGCCGGTGAGGCGCTGGCCCGGATCGGGGCGCTGACCGCCGCGCACAGCACCGCGCTGTGGGACGACGGGGAGGCGGAGCCGGTCAGGGGGTGA
- a CDS encoding class F sortase produces the protein MAAPQSSDSPSTGAASGTGTLGRALFWPVAAAGLGALLIYHSIGAPVDDKAPAPPAAAAPAAPSPAASASGTAAPSPAPALPRSLPTRLRIPAIAVDAPFTQLSIGASGRLDAPPPNDKNLVGWFKDGVTPGERGASIVAGHVDTTTGPAVFLQLRFLRPGASVDITRADGTVASFSVDTVETFSKADFPDKKVYADTPDAQLRLITCGGNYDRKAKDYEDNVVVFAHLDSVKKA, from the coding sequence ATGGCCGCCCCGCAGTCCTCCGACTCCCCCTCCACCGGGGCCGCGTCCGGCACCGGCACGCTCGGCCGGGCCCTGTTCTGGCCCGTCGCGGCGGCCGGCCTCGGCGCGCTGCTCATCTACCACTCCATCGGCGCCCCCGTCGACGACAAGGCCCCCGCCCCGCCCGCCGCGGCCGCGCCCGCCGCCCCCTCCCCCGCGGCCTCCGCCTCCGGGACGGCCGCCCCGAGCCCCGCGCCCGCGCTGCCGCGCTCGCTGCCGACGCGTCTGCGCATCCCGGCCATCGCGGTGGACGCGCCGTTCACCCAGCTGTCGATCGGGGCGTCCGGCCGGCTCGACGCGCCGCCCCCGAACGACAAGAACCTGGTCGGCTGGTTCAAGGACGGGGTGACGCCCGGCGAGCGCGGGGCGTCGATCGTCGCGGGCCATGTCGACACGACGACCGGCCCGGCCGTCTTCCTCCAGCTGCGGTTCCTGCGGCCCGGCGCGAGCGTCGACATCACCCGCGCCGACGGCACGGTCGCCTCGTTCTCGGTCGACACCGTGGAGACGTTCAGCAAGGCGGACTTCCCCGACAAGAAGGTGTACGCCGACACCCCGGACGCCCAGCTGCGCCTGATCACCTGCGGCGGCAACTACGACCGGAAGGCCAAGGACTACGAGGACAACGTCGTGGTCTTCGCCCACCTCGACTCGGTCAAGAAGGCATGA
- a CDS encoding transglutaminase-like domain-containing protein, with the protein MAPGRNDCEERRRRFADEARAERPDLALLCLLVAAEADPELDTHGIDTAQIELDRLAGLLPYGLRDGRAWASALAELLGERYGFEGAPADYRRLESSLLHEVLRRRRGLPILLSVVWIEVARRAGAPVYGLALPGHFVVGFGDPSERVLADPFAGGRPLTDQDAELLVTSATGERWEPAALEPARPLEVVLRILNNIRAWAAARPEQMAVALWAVELSLLLPSHPARLRYEHAQLLVRAGEFLRGAEEMEEYARVVEEIEPAAAESVRHSARAARALLN; encoded by the coding sequence GTGGCCCCCGGGAGGAACGACTGCGAGGAGCGGCGCCGCCGGTTCGCCGACGAGGCCCGCGCCGAGCGGCCCGACCTGGCGCTGCTGTGTCTGCTGGTGGCCGCCGAGGCGGACCCCGAGCTGGACACGCATGGCATCGACACGGCCCAGATCGAGCTGGACCGGCTCGCCGGACTGCTCCCGTACGGGCTGCGCGACGGCCGCGCCTGGGCGTCCGCGCTGGCCGAACTGCTCGGTGAGCGGTACGGGTTCGAGGGCGCGCCCGCGGACTACCGGCGCCTGGAGTCGTCCCTGCTGCACGAGGTGCTGCGGCGGCGGCGCGGGCTGCCGATCCTGCTGTCGGTGGTGTGGATCGAGGTCGCGCGGCGGGCGGGCGCCCCGGTGTACGGGTTGGCTCTGCCGGGCCACTTCGTGGTCGGCTTCGGCGATCCCTCCGAGCGGGTGCTCGCCGATCCGTTCGCCGGGGGCCGGCCGCTGACGGACCAGGACGCGGAGCTGCTGGTGACGAGCGCGACCGGGGAGCGGTGGGAGCCGGCCGCCCTGGAGCCGGCCCGGCCGCTGGAGGTCGTGCTGCGGATCCTGAACAACATCCGGGCGTGGGCGGCGGCCCGTCCCGAGCAGATGGCCGTGGCGCTGTGGGCGGTCGAGCTGTCCCTGCTGCTGCCGTCGCACCCGGCCCGGCTGCGCTACGAGCACGCCCAGCTCCTGGTGCGCGCCGGGGAGTTCCTGCGCGGGGCCGAGGAGATGGAGGAGTACGCGCGGGTGGTCGAGGAGATCGAGCCGGCCGCGGCCGAGTCGGTGCGGCACAGCGCGCGGGCCGCGCGGGCGCTCCTGAACTGA
- a CDS encoding GNAT family N-acetyltransferase, with product MEFTIGGRLEVRIAPADVGKRVSVRRVAEDGPQGPKFTDTVGVLTSWDDGVLSVTPKNGDSVRIPESSLVAGKVVPSAPARRRGPAASFGELARVTARAWQPVESEPLGEWLLRASGGFTRRANSVLPLGDPGVPLDVALGRVKQWYADRGLPAYVQTATGAEGAQEELCAALEEHGWRREVTASVRIAALAPIGDLPAEVSRVRLGRTADEAWLGRYQRVGTPGPEVTSVLNGGPSVWFASVPGEPGDQAPAAIGRCVVDGRWAGFMAVEVAPEHRRRGLATTVMAALARQAMDEGASAAWLQVEEDNEGARALYDGMGFAAHHLYHHFRPV from the coding sequence GTGGAATTCACCATCGGCGGACGGCTTGAGGTCCGAATTGCACCAGCTGACGTGGGCAAACGGGTATCAGTCCGGCGGGTGGCCGAGGACGGCCCGCAAGGACCGAAGTTCACCGACACGGTCGGCGTTCTCACATCGTGGGACGACGGTGTGCTCTCCGTCACACCCAAGAACGGGGATTCGGTGCGCATCCCGGAGTCGTCCCTGGTAGCGGGCAAGGTCGTGCCGTCCGCCCCGGCCCGCAGGCGCGGACCCGCCGCCTCCTTCGGGGAACTCGCCCGGGTGACCGCGCGTGCCTGGCAGCCCGTGGAGAGCGAACCGCTGGGCGAGTGGCTGCTGCGCGCCTCCGGCGGTTTCACCCGGCGCGCCAATTCCGTCCTTCCGCTCGGCGACCCGGGCGTGCCGCTCGACGTGGCGCTCGGGCGGGTGAAGCAGTGGTACGCGGACCGGGGTCTGCCCGCGTACGTACAGACCGCGACCGGTGCCGAGGGCGCGCAGGAGGAGCTGTGCGCGGCGCTGGAGGAGCACGGCTGGCGGCGCGAGGTGACGGCGTCCGTACGGATCGCCGCCCTGGCCCCGATCGGTGATCTGCCGGCCGAGGTGTCCCGGGTGCGGCTGGGCCGTACGGCCGACGAGGCGTGGCTCGGCCGCTATCAGCGCGTCGGGACCCCGGGCCCGGAGGTGACCTCCGTGCTGAACGGCGGCCCCTCGGTGTGGTTCGCCTCCGTGCCCGGCGAGCCCGGGGATCAGGCGCCCGCCGCGATCGGGCGGTGCGTGGTGGACGGGCGGTGGGCCGGGTTCATGGCCGTCGAGGTGGCTCCCGAGCACCGCAGGCGGGGGCTGGCCACCACGGTGATGGCCGCGCTGGCCCGGCAGGCGATGGACGAGGGCGCGTCGGCGGCCTGGCTCCAGGTGGAGGAGGACAACGAGGGCGCCCGCGCGCTGTACGACGGGATGGGGTTCGCCGCCCACCACCTCTACCACCACTTCCGGCCGGTGTGA